Proteins found in one Verrucomicrobiia bacterium genomic segment:
- a CDS encoding S41 family peptidase, giving the protein MRISTSLLLLVLAFIAPSFPLRAAERQTIHFTGTVTDVNGKPLEGATVQINNMREIKVTEGLGNGTSVYFSKKLNGLSDADGKYDVPLIFEPVGQPRATCILWFEKKGYVREYRTINFSPVSQTNGPMAVVLKEGLILSGNLNRGSPTSSAFTSLLIQGRTYKDNFLTDSKGNFEIYVPQGEYQVSAGHGNTSVRLDGVKAGSTNLVLRSSELVWSEVTIGREFDDFCRTMNQFYSYFFLKTNIDWDLLKQEYRPIVSKAKKPKELAESLQPMLAKFQDLHIAIEYPGGTLGTWSAPWNYNGNGDTIRSIIESPTICGKYAAVGRVKPDGFGYFLMINQSAATPELVKQAAEAIVKLKDSPGFIIDLRRANGGSEPLAVEIAKLFCAQKTVYAKSKYRNGSKHTDFTKEYDRVIEPFDNPYTKPVVCIIGPGTVSSGEGFAKMMISLPNVTTVGLRTRGASGNPKRYQVGQTGVVVTLSSWVDMMPNGETFEGRGIPPDVTVDEPPAAYTDKDPTLAKALEVLRQKVAGAKAAK; this is encoded by the coding sequence ATGAGGATATCGACATCACTTCTGCTGCTGGTGCTTGCGTTTATAGCACCTTCATTCCCTCTTCGTGCCGCCGAGAGACAGACCATCCATTTCACCGGCACGGTCACCGATGTGAACGGGAAACCGCTGGAGGGGGCCACGGTGCAGATCAACAACATGAGGGAGATTAAAGTCACTGAAGGTTTGGGTAACGGGACTTCAGTCTATTTCTCCAAGAAACTGAACGGATTGAGTGATGCTGACGGCAAGTATGATGTGCCGCTTATTTTCGAACCTGTGGGCCAACCCCGCGCGACTTGCATACTTTGGTTCGAGAAAAAGGGATATGTCCGGGAATATAGAACCATCAATTTCTCTCCCGTGAGCCAGACAAATGGGCCAATGGCCGTAGTGCTAAAGGAAGGATTGATCCTCTCTGGCAACCTAAACAGAGGAAGTCCAACATCGTCTGCTTTTACATCGCTGTTGATACAAGGCCGCACTTATAAAGATAATTTTCTGACCGACAGCAAAGGCAATTTCGAGATCTACGTGCCACAGGGCGAATACCAAGTCTCCGCCGGTCACGGAAATACCAGTGTCAGGCTGGATGGGGTAAAAGCCGGCTCGACCAATCTAGTTCTGCGCAGCTCCGAGCTCGTCTGGTCCGAGGTGACGATTGGACGTGAATTTGACGATTTCTGCAGAACAATGAACCAGTTTTACAGCTACTTCTTTCTCAAAACTAATATCGACTGGGATCTGCTGAAGCAAGAATACCGGCCCATTGTCAGCAAGGCAAAAAAACCAAAGGAACTGGCGGAGTCATTGCAACCTATGTTGGCAAAATTTCAGGACTTGCATATCGCCATAGAGTATCCCGGCGGAACTCTGGGAACCTGGTCGGCTCCTTGGAATTACAACGGCAATGGAGATACCATCCGCAGTATTATCGAATCGCCCACGATATGCGGTAAATACGCCGCCGTCGGCCGTGTCAAGCCGGATGGCTTCGGCTACTTTCTGATGATCAACCAGAGCGCCGCCACGCCTGAACTGGTCAAACAGGCCGCGGAGGCAATCGTAAAACTCAAGGATTCACCGGGCTTCATCATCGATCTCCGTCGAGCCAATGGCGGCAGTGAACCGCTGGCTGTCGAGATAGCCAAACTGTTCTGCGCCCAAAAGACGGTATATGCTAAATCAAAGTATCGTAACGGGTCGAAGCACACCGATTTCACAAAAGAGTATGACCGTGTGATTGAACCCTTTGATAATCCATACACCAAACCAGTTGTATGCATCATCGGGCCTGGAACGGTCAGCAGCGGGGAAGGTTTCGCCAAGATGATGATAAGTCTGCCAAACGTCACCACCGTTGGATTGCGCACCAGGGGCGCTAGCGGAAATCCAAAAAGATATCAAGTTGGGCAAACAGGTGTTGTGGTCACCCTTTCGAGCTGGGTGGATATGATGCCCAATGGGGAAACTTTTGAAGGTCGGGGCATTCCGCCGGATGTAACGGTGGATGAACCACCGGCTGCCTATACGGATAAGGATCCTACTTTGGCAAAGGCGCTTGAAGTCTTGCGCCAGAAGGTGGCCGGAGCGAAGGCTGCAAAATAA
- a CDS encoding sulfatase-like hydrolase/transferase, which yields MSTFHLPFRRLGVALLLVLSLVSTQAATKKPNVIFLFADDMRADSIGALGNPVIKTPNLDSLVKRGFALNNAYCLGGNRGAVCLPSRNMLLSGNTYFRWQDVQAAGAGAKGNFAPATADTFPAVMQAAGYTTYHQGKKGNSATLIQGQFEINKYVTNDETDRTNGEAGQQIVDEAIEFITAQKDAKPFFMYLAFSNPHDPRVAAEKYLKLYDREKIPLSKNYLPVHPFNNGEMTVRDETLSSWPRTEDEIRKTLHEYYAVISGMDHHIGRLLQKLEELKLTENTIILFSADQGISVGSHGLLGKQNLYDHGMKVPLFFAGPGVKKGKSDALVYLLDVFPSVCELTGVKPPGGLDAVSFAPVLQGKTDKARDTLFLAYRDVQRAIRDERWKLIRYPEVDMTQLFDLKNDPDELKNLAGEAGQKERVVKMLAQIKDWQKKLNDAAPLTMSNPASPKWTPPSAEEMKAGKNSKKKKQ from the coding sequence ATGTCCACTTTCCACCTGCCATTTCGTCGTCTGGGCGTTGCTCTGCTGCTGGTGCTTTCGCTGGTCTCCACGCAGGCGGCGACGAAGAAGCCCAACGTCATCTTTCTTTTCGCGGATGATATGCGGGCGGATTCCATTGGTGCCTTGGGCAATCCGGTCATCAAGACGCCGAATCTCGACAGCCTGGTGAAGCGCGGGTTCGCGTTGAACAATGCGTATTGCCTGGGCGGGAATCGCGGGGCGGTCTGTCTGCCGAGCCGCAACATGTTGCTGAGCGGGAACACCTATTTCCGCTGGCAGGATGTGCAAGCGGCAGGCGCGGGTGCAAAAGGCAACTTTGCCCCGGCAACGGCGGATACGTTTCCAGCGGTGATGCAAGCGGCCGGTTACACGACGTATCATCAGGGGAAGAAGGGCAATAGTGCGACGCTCATCCAAGGGCAGTTCGAGATCAACAAATACGTGACCAACGATGAAACTGACCGCACGAACGGAGAAGCGGGGCAGCAAATCGTGGATGAAGCGATCGAGTTCATCACGGCACAAAAGGATGCGAAGCCGTTCTTCATGTATCTGGCCTTCTCGAACCCGCACGATCCGCGGGTGGCCGCAGAGAAGTATCTGAAGCTGTATGACCGGGAGAAGATTCCGTTGTCGAAGAATTATCTGCCGGTGCATCCCTTCAACAACGGCGAGATGACGGTGCGGGATGAGACGCTCTCGTCATGGCCGCGCACGGAGGATGAGATACGCAAGACGCTGCACGAGTATTATGCGGTCATCTCCGGGATGGATCATCACATCGGGCGATTGCTCCAGAAACTTGAGGAACTGAAGCTGACGGAGAACACGATCATCCTTTTCTCAGCGGATCAGGGCATCTCGGTAGGGAGTCATGGTTTGCTGGGCAAGCAGAACCTCTATGATCATGGCATGAAGGTGCCGTTATTCTTTGCTGGGCCGGGCGTGAAAAAAGGGAAGTCGGACGCGCTGGTGTACCTGCTGGATGTTTTCCCGAGTGTTTGTGAGCTGACAGGCGTGAAGCCGCCGGGTGGACTGGATGCGGTGAGTTTTGCGCCGGTATTGCAGGGGAAAACGGACAAGGCGCGGGACACTTTGTTCCTCGCGTATCGCGATGTGCAACGCGCGATCCGAGATGAGCGATGGAAGCTCATCCGGTATCCGGAGGTGGATATGACTCAACTATTTGATCTGAAGAATGACCCGGATGAATTGAAGAATCTGGCCGGGGAAGCGGGTCAGAAGGAACGTGTCGTTAAGATGCTGGCCCAAATTAAAGACTGGCAAAAGAAATTGAATGATGCAGCCCCGTTGACGATGTCGAATCCGGCATCGCCGAAATGGACACCGCCGAGTGCGGAGGAAATGAAGGCCGGTAAAAATTCCAAGAAGAAGAAACAATGA